The Hyperthermus butylicus DSM 5456 genome includes a region encoding these proteins:
- a CDS encoding dihydrolipoyl dehydrogenase family protein has protein sequence MPRFDLLVIGGGFGGYPAAVVAAQRGLKTAVVEARLLGGECANYACIPVKAMLSKASEIAAVLSRGFSVDKRFREALEYALKVSQRVRSGIETVLEGYGVAVIRGRAKIRAPGVVHVEGYGDVEYEKLVIATGTDPGYPPGLEPDGKLVHDNRTILSYDGEPSKVVVVGGGPAGVEYADLFARLGAEVHLVEVLDRILPFMDVDLSRAVARYLRSIGVKLHTKTTIGRLEKLANGVEVVLSSGDRIKADIVVVATGRRPATSGLGLDVLGVKLDEKGYIIVDEYLRAAKDVYASGDVAGPPLLAHKAYSQAVTVGLNVSGEERKWSPKAIPLVVYTGLEAVQVGYTLDEARRRGYNAQEARIRLGAISMAVIKGAEYGVAKIVYDASSGRVLGLHLAAHGASEVAGEAALAVERGVTVEELADLIHPHPSISEAIALAAEVAVGRPVNYLAKNKP, from the coding sequence TTGCCGCGCTTCGACCTCCTAGTCATAGGTGGAGGTTTTGGTGGTTATCCAGCAGCGGTTGTTGCTGCCCAGCGTGGTCTAAAGACGGCTGTTGTCGAGGCCCGCCTACTCGGCGGCGAGTGTGCGAATTATGCCTGTATCCCAGTTAAGGCCATGCTCTCGAAGGCATCCGAGATTGCTGCCGTGCTTAGCCGCGGCTTTAGCGTAGACAAGAGGTTCCGCGAGGCCCTAGAGTATGCGTTGAAGGTGTCCCAGCGGGTTAGGTCGGGCATCGAGACGGTGCTTGAAGGCTACGGTGTCGCAGTCATACGTGGTCGCGCGAAGATCCGTGCACCTGGTGTAGTACACGTTGAAGGCTACGGAGATGTGGAATACGAGAAACTCGTTATCGCTACTGGCACCGATCCCGGTTATCCTCCCGGCCTAGAGCCTGACGGCAAGCTAGTCCATGATAATCGTACGATACTGAGCTACGATGGTGAGCCCTCGAAAGTCGTTGTTGTCGGTGGAGGCCCAGCAGGGGTCGAGTACGCGGATCTATTTGCCAGACTTGGCGCCGAGGTACACCTCGTAGAAGTTCTCGACCGCATACTACCATTCATGGATGTCGACCTCTCTCGGGCTGTAGCCCGGTACCTGCGCAGCATAGGTGTAAAACTACACACGAAGACTACTATCGGTAGACTCGAAAAACTAGCCAACGGCGTGGAGGTTGTTCTCTCAAGCGGCGACAGGATCAAGGCTGACATTGTAGTTGTTGCCACGGGCCGCCGTCCCGCAACTAGTGGTCTAGGTCTTGATGTTCTTGGTGTTAAGCTTGACGAGAAGGGCTACATTATTGTTGACGAGTACCTCAGGGCTGCAAAGGATGTCTACGCCTCTGGTGATGTAGCAGGGCCGCCTCTACTCGCCCACAAGGCGTACTCCCAGGCAGTCACGGTGGGACTCAACGTATCCGGCGAGGAGAGGAAATGGAGCCCCAAGGCTATACCTCTAGTGGTCTATACAGGGCTTGAAGCTGTACAGGTGGGTTACACGCTGGATGAGGCTCGGAGGAGGGGCTACAACGCGCAGGAGGCACGCATAAGGCTAGGCGCAATCTCCATGGCGGTGATCAAGGGTGCCGAATATGGTGTTGCAAAGATAGTCTATGATGCTAGTAGCGGGAGGGTCCTAGGCTTACACCTTGCTGCTCATGGCGCTAGCGAGGTGGCGGGGGAAGCAGCTCTAGCCGTGGAGAGGGGTGTCACAGTGGAAGAGCTAGCAGACCTAATCCACCCGCATCCGTCAATATCTGAGGCAATAGCGCTGGCAGCTGAAGTGGCTGTTGGACGGCCGGTAAACTATCTTGCAAAAAACAAGCCGTAG